The genomic region GCTGCTGGAACCGCCGCAAGCGGCGGCGGATATCGCCACGCCGGCCGCCATGAGCGCGGCGCAGATGGATCTCGCTGTTCGGGGTGTCACGGTTCGCATGGGGCCCTCGGCTTCAACGGGGATTCATGGATGTGAACGAAAGACATGGAGGTGAACGTGCTCAGATGCTGGAAACGTAGTGGCGAACGTCCGAGCGGTCAAGAGGAGCCCGAGGGCAAGAGGAAGGGGCTCCCGAAGGAGCCCCCGGTTGGTGGGCGATCAGTGGGCGATCAGTGGGCGATCAGCTGTTGGGCGCGCCCGAGACGGTGTAGGCGTCCCAGTCGTACAGGAAGCCCTTGGCGTTGGGACCGTCGGTCGCCGGGTTGCCGTGGTCGTCCACCAGGATCTGGCTCTGGTTGAGGGCCTGGCTGATGTACCCGTGGTCGAGCTTGTACTTCAGGTCCAGCGTGCCGATGTGGAACTGCGATTCCGTGGTGGCCGCGGAGATGGTGAAGTTCCCCAGCACCTCCATCGCGACCCGGGAGCCGGTGACGTTCATCCAGCCCTCGAACGTGTACAGCGCGGAGCTGCGCAGCCCGGAGGAGTCAGTGCTGTTGAACTCGTGGCCCATGCAGCACTGGCCGTCGTAGGGGCTGGTGGTGTTGTCGGCGATGTGCGCCGGGCTCACCGTGCTCTGCGCGGTCTTGTCGAAGGTGTTCCCGGCGATGGTGCTCCAGATCCCCATCAGGTCGCTGGAGTGGTGGCCGGAGTAGACGAACGGCCGCGCGATCGCCGAGTTCCCGCCACTGCCGACCGCCGCGAAGCACTGGCCGGCGTTGGTCAGGCCGGCGGCGTTCAGCTGTCCGGTGAACGTCGCGTCGTTGAACGCGCTGAGCATGCCGTCCCAGGCCGAGGCGCCGAAGAACTGGATCGCCGCGATCTCGGTGTCGACGCCGCCGTCCCGGTAGTTCGGGTTGTTGGTCTTCGAGAAGTTCCCGAAGCCGCAGATCCCGGACGAGAAGTTGTCGGCGTCGTTGTAGGTGTAGTTGCTGCCGTAGCCCATGGCCGCTTCCAGCAGCGTGACCTTGTTCTGCTCGGCGGAGGACAGCCGGCTCCACGCCGAGCTGTCGTTCTTGAGCAGCAGCAAGGCCTGTGCCACCGGCGCCTGCCCCCACATCTCCAGGCCGCCGTCGGCGTCCGGCTCATGGCCGCCCGCTATCAGGCTCCTGACCTGGGTCAGCAGCGCGCTCTGGACGCTGGTCCCACTGGTAGCCGCAGAACCCGGCGCGACCTCGTCGACCAGCGCCAGGTAGTACAGCACCTTCGCCTGGTTGATGTTGGCCGGGTTGGTACCGGGACGCGGAACCGAGGAAGTCGGCGCGGCCCAGTTGAACGGCGCGGCGGCGACCGCGCTGTCGATCAGCGACTGCGTGAACGGGTTCGGTCCGCCGCCGCCGGCGGTGCTGCCGGTGACCGGGGCACTCGGCGCGGAGGTGTTGCCCGCGCTGTCGACCGCCACCACCGTGTAGGCGTGCGTACTGCCGGCCGCCAGGCCGCTGACGGTCGCGGACGTCGCGGTCGGCGAGGCCACCACCGTGGAGCCCTCCCGGACCTGGTACGAAGCAGCGGGATCACCGTTGTCCGTCTCGGTCCAGGACAGGCTGATGCTGGAGGACGTGGTGCCGGTGACCGTCAGGCCGGTCGGCGTGGCCGGCGTGGCCGGACCGCCGGAGCCGGTGGTCGCGGTGACCGGCGCGCTGGCCGCGGAACCGTTGCCGGAGGCGTCGACCGCGGTCACCGTGTAGGTGTGCGTACTGCCGGCCGCCAGCCCCGAGATGGTGGCGCTGGTGGTGGCGACGGTCGCGACCGTGACGCCGCCTTCGGAGACGGTGTACGCGGCGGCCGGATCGCTGTTGTCCGTCTCGGTCCACGCCAGGCTGATGCTGGACGTCGTGGTGCCGGTGACGGTCAGACCGGTCGGCGTCGCCGGGGTCTGCTGCCCGGACAGCGCGTAGGCCGCGACGTTGGCCGGCGCGATGTAGCCGCCGGAGCCGTAGTCGCCGCTGAACTGGAACTGCAGGCTGGCACCGGCCGCGAGGGTCGCGTCGGCACTGTCGTTGCTGAGCGTGTAGTGGTTCGCGCTGGAGGCATAGGTGACGCCCGCCGAGCTCTCGATGTTCTCGCTCTTGTCCAGATCGAACTGCACGTCCCAGCCGGTGACCGCGGAACCGGAGGTGTTGGTGAGCGTCGCGGTGTCGGTGTAGCCGCTCCCCCAGTCCTTGGTCTTCTTGATGGTGGCGGTCAGTCCGACGCCCCCGCCGCCGGTCGTGCTGCCGGTGGCCGCGGCGCTGTGCGCGGACTCGTTGCCCGCGGCGTCGACCGCCGTGACGGTGTAGGCGTGAGTGCTGCCCGCGGCCAGGCCGGTGATCGTGGCGCTGGTCGTCGTCGAGGTGGCGACCTTGCTGGTGCCCTCGTAGACGTTGTACGACGCCGCCGCGTCCGAGTTGTTGGTCTCAGTCCAGTTCAACGTGATGCTCGACGAGGTCGCACTGGCCACGACCACGTGTTGCGGGACAGCCGGAACGGTACTGGGGTTGGCCGTGGTACCGGTCACCGACGCGCTCGGCGCCGAGGCGTTGCCCGCCGCGTCGAGGGCTTCGACCGTGTACGTGTGCGTACTCCCGGCGGTCAGCCCGCCGACGGTGGCACTCGTGCCGGTCGAGGTGGCGACCACGGTGGAGCCTTCGAGGACCTGGTAGGACGCGGCCGGGTCGGCGTTGTTCGTCTCGGTCCAGGACAAGCTGATGCTGGAGCTCGTGGTCCCGCTGACCGCGAGGTTCGCCGGCGTCGCGGGAGTGTTGGCCGAGCTCGGCGTCGTCGCCGTCGCGGCGGTGCTGTGCGCGGATTCCACACCGGAGCCGTCGACGGCCGTGACCGTGTAGGTGTGGGTGCTGCCCGCGGCCAGGCCGGTGATCGTGGCGCTGGTACCGCTGACCGTCGCGACCTTCGTCGAGCCCTCGTACACGTCGTACGAGGCCGCGGCGTCGGAGTTGTTCGTCTCGGTCCAGGTCAGCGCGATGCTGGAGCTGGAGGTCGCCGAGGCGCTCAGCGCGGTCGGGGCGGCCGGGCCGGTCGACGTGGGGGTCTGCGGACCGTCCGTGGCCAGGCTGAAGTCGGCGAACTCGGCGTTCTCGGTCTTCTTCGGGCTGTAGCTCAGGTCGTGCCCGCCGTGGAAGGTGGAGAAGAACACGCCGGAGTGCGCCCCGGGCATCGGCTCGGTGACCTGGCAGACGTTCTTGCCGTCGCTCCAGATGGTGATGGACCCGGTCGAGACGTTGGTCAGCTGCTCGATCGAGTGCCACTTGCCGTCCGCGGCGAACGTCCAGTTGCCGTTGCACAGGTCGGCACCGTAGCCGGAGCCGGACGCGGTGTAGAAGTACAGCTCGCCGTTGGGTGCGCTGGAGCTGCCGCCCTTCCACATGTAGCGGGTCGACCAGCCGCTGGCGCAGTGCTGCGCGCCGCTCTCGCAGCCCATCACCCCGCCGCCCCACAGGCCCGGCATCTTGCCCTGGGTCTTGCCGCCGAAGTCGAAGCCGACCGGGAAGCTGTAGTCGTACTTCAGGTCCAGGCTGGGGCTGTTCGCCAGGGCGGTCTGGCCGTTGGTGGTCAGGTCTTGGTAGAACTGGCCGCCGCCGAGCACACAGCCGCTGACCGACAGGTAGCAGCTGGGCGGTCCGCTGTTGGCGGGATAGGTGGCCTTCAGCGCCTGCCCGGATCCCGGGGCGCTGGAGTCGGTGACCGGGGCCAGGTTTCCGTAGCCCCAGTTACAGGTGAATGTCCCCGAGGCACCCTGACACTGCGCGGTGTCAGATGTGGTGCCCCAGTTCGCGATCCACGGTGCGGTGTGGAAGTTGTCGAACGTCCCCGTCCACGCCGGGACCGTCGAGGCCGGTGCCGCCGTCGCCGCTGGTGTCGCGGCGGCGGCGTACCGGCCGGTGGCGGCCTGTCCGGCCTGGGTCACGCCGAACAGCGTGAGCCCTGCGGCGAGCATCCCGATGAGGATTTTCGTCCCCCGACGTCTTGATGGTCGCACTGGAGTGATCTCCTTTCGAACACATGTGACGTACTGAACGGGGGTTTCAGATATATGAACGACTGTCAGATATCTGAAATCCGTCGCAGACGGTAATGTGGGGCAGGAGACCTGTCAACGAAGGAGCGCCATGGCCGACACCGGCATATCCCGCGGACCGGCGGCCGGATCCGCCGCCCTGACGTCCGACGCGAGCGCGGACGGGGCCTCCGAGCTGGGCGGCGGCGACTCCGCGGCGGGAGTGAAGTCGGCACGGCGGGCCGTGGAGCTGCTGGAGGCCTTCGGCACGAACCACTCCTGGCTCTCGCTCACCGACCTGCACCACCACACCGGGTTCCCGCGCTCCTCGCTGCACGGCCTGCTGCGCACCCTGCGCGACGTCGGCTGGATCGAGTCCGACGACGCCGGCACCCGGTTCCGGCTCGGTGTCAAAGCCCTGATCTGCGGCACCGCCTACCTGGACCGCGACCCGGTGATGCCCTACGCCACCGAGGCCCTGGAGCGGCTGCGCGAGCAGATCGGCTACACCTGCCACTTCGCCCGCCTCAACGGCCCGGACATCGTGTACCTGCAGACCCGCGAGTCGCGCACCTCGGCGCATCTGGTGTCGCGCGTCGGCCGCACGCTGCCGGCGCACGCCACCGCGCTGGGCAAGGTGCTGCTCGCCGAACTGGCCGACGACGAGCTGACGGCGGTGCTGCCCAAGCACCTGGACGCGCTCACCGACCTGACGATCACCGACCGCGAGGCGCTGCGCTCGGAGCTGGCCTTCATCCGCGAGCGCGGGTACTCCACCGAGCGCGGGCAGAGCTCGCCGAACCTGGCGTGCGTGGCGGCCGTGGTGCCGTACCGGATCCCGGGCACGGACGCGGTGAGCTGTTCGATGCCGGACGAGCGGGTCACGGACGCGGAGTTGCAGCGGGTCGGGACACTGCTGCGCGATGTCGCCGAGGACCTGAGTCAGCAGCTGAGGCGGGCCGGGATCCGGTAGTCCGGCGGCTTGGAACAGGCAAGCCCGATCCGCGGATTCCGTTGATCAGTAACCGTTCTCGTATGTGAACGCCGTTTGCTTTGCTGAATTGTTACCGCCGGATGTCTTGTCAGGCTTCTTAACCAGTGCCACGGTTCCCGCCATGGCGAATACTGCGTCCTCGGCAGCTCCGGCTGCGCGCCGGCCGGTGAACCGCGCGACCCTGTACACCTTCGGCGCCTTCGGCGGCATCCTGTTCGGCTACGACTTGGGCGTCATCGCCGGCGTCCTGGTCCTGATCGCGAAACAGTGGTCGCTGACCGCGTTCCAGAAAGGCGCCATCACCGCCAGCCTGTCGGTGGGCGCGATGGCCGGCGCGGTGCTGGCCGGCCGGCTGTGCAACCGGATCGGCCGGCGGCTGACCATCATGACGGCCGCCGTGGTGGTGATCGTCGGGACCGTCGCCTGCGTGCTGGCCGGCGACTGGCAGGTGATGATGCTGACCCGCGGCGTCATCGGCATCGGCATCGGGCTGTCCTCGGCGACCGTCCCGACCTACCTGGCCGAGCTGGCCCCGGCCCGGGTGCGCGGCGCGCTGGGCTCGCTGAACCAGCTGTTCATCGTCACCGGCATCCTGAGCGCGTTCCTCGTGGACTACGCGTTGTCCAGCCACAACAACTGGAAGGGGATGTTCCTCGGGGCCCTGGTCCCCGCGGCCATCCTGATCGTCGGGCTGCTGGTGCTGCCGGAGACCCCGCGCTGGCTGCTGAGCAGGGGCCGGGACGGCGAGGCCCGGGCCGTGCTGGCCGCCACGCTGCCGAACGCGACCGATGCGGAGCTGGACGCCGAAGTCCAGGACATCCGCGACGTGATCCGGCGCGACAGCCAGGAACGCGGCCGGGTGCGCGACCTGTGGCAGCCGTGGGTGCGGCCGATGGTGCTGGTCGCGATGATCCTGGCGATCGGGCAGCAGTTCTCCGGCGTCAACGCGATCAACGCCTACTTCCCGACGATGCTGAAGTCGCTGGGGTTCGCCACGCGCACCGCGCTGCTGTCGGCGGTCGTGCTCGGCGTCGTGAAGTTCCTGTTCACGGTGTGGGAGCTGTTCATGGTCGACCGCTGGGGCCGCAGGCCGCTGCTGATGATCGGCGCGGCGGTGATGACGGTCTCGCTGTTCGCCGCGGGCCTGGTCATCAAGAACGTGACCGACAAGGACACGCTCGGCACCCTGACCCTGATCTTCCTGATCCTCTACCTGGCCGGCTACGAACTCGGCTGGGGCGCCACGGTCTGGGTGATGATCGGCGAGATCTTCCCACTGCGCGCCCGCGCCGCCGGCACGGCCGTGGCCACCACGGTCCTGTGGGCCGCCACCGGTCTGGTCACCGCGGTCTTCCCGACGATGTCGGCGAAGAGCAACCTGGGGATCGGCGGCGCGATGTGGGTGTTCGCCGGGGTCAACATCGTGCTGCTGCTCCTGGCCCGCTTCTACATCCCGGAGACCAAGGGCCGCAGCCTGGAGCAGATCGAGCGGGACCTGCGCGGCGGGACGCTCTCCACGGGCGGCGGGGTGTCCGCGGGCGGCGCCGGGCAGGGGGCCGGTGCGACGGCCGTCCCGGCCCAGGGCTCCGACGCGGCGGCGGGTGCGGCGGGTGCGGCGGGTGCGGCGGCCGAGGAGCCCGGCGAGTCGGGTCTGGTCTCAGAGTCCTGATTCGCATAGCCGGCAGCGCACGAGCGTACAAGACGCGCCCGTGCGCCGCCGGCGATCATCGGGGCATGTTCGACACGAAGATCGCCGTGCTGCTGCGGGACGACCTCGCAGTGTGGCAGCGGCTGAACGTCACGGCATTCCTGGTCAGCGGGATCGGCACGGCCCGTCCCGAAGTCGTCGGCGAGGCGTACCGGGACGCCGACGGCACCGTCTACCTGTCGGAGTTCCGGCAGCCGGTGATGGTGTTCGAGGGGAGTAGGGAACTCCTCGCGGCCGCCCGGGCCAAAGCCGTGGCGCGCGGGCTGGACGTCGCGGTGTTCACCGCCGACATGTTCGGCACCGGCAACGACGCCGACAACCGGGCCGCGGTACGGGCCGTGCGCGCGGACGACCTGGATCTGGTCGGCATCGCGGTGTACGGCCCCAAGAACGCGGTCGACAAGGCTTTCAAGGGTGCTTCGATGCACCCTTGAGCGCGCCGCGTTCTACTGCTTCTGCTGCGCCCGGGGCACGCTGCTGTCCGCCAGCACCGCGTCCAGCAGCCCGGGCCAGCGCACGTCCATCAGCTCCCGGCGCAGCCGCACGTGCTTCTTGGCGCCGACCCACCACATGACGACCAGCCCGGCCTCGCGCAGCACCTTGTAGTGGTGCGACATCGTCGACTTGGTCGCGGTGAGCCCGCTCTTCTCCCAGACGTCCAGGCAGGCCATGCCGCCTTCGGAGCCGTAGTCGGCGACCGTGTGGACGATGGTCAGCCGGGCCGGTTCGGCCAGCGCCGACAGCACCGCCGTCAGCTCCACGGCCTCGTCGCCGGGATGAGTCAGTTCGTACTGCTCGACCTGGGTGCCCATTGTCACAGCCTAAACCCGCTTGCCTTCGGTTCGATAGTGGTCGTACAGTTCGATGCTAGTCGAACGGTTCGATGGATGTCGAACTGATTCTCACCACGTACTACCCAGCGTCACCTCGAGCGAAGCGGATGGTGCCCCGTGTCAGCCACCACGCAAGAACGCGTTACCCCCTTAACAACCGCACCCGCGCCGGAATCTTCCCCCGACCCGCGGCGCTGGCGCATGCTGCCGGTGATCCTGTCGGCGATGTTCATGGCGATGTTCGACTACTTCGTGGTCAACGTCGCCGCGCCCTCGTTCCAGCACGACCTGCACACCACGGACGCCGGCCTGGAGCTGATCGTCGGCGGGTACGGCTTCGCCTACGCGGCCGGGCTGATCACCGGCGGCCGGCTGGGCGACCTGCTCGGCCACAAGCGGATGTTCGTCGCCGGGATGGCCGCGTTCACCCTGGCCAGCCTGGCCTGCGGCATCGCCACCTCCTCGACCCTGCTGATCGTCGCGCGCCTGGTGCAGGGCGCGACCGCGGCGGCGATGGTGCCGCAGCTGCTGGCCCTGATCAACGTGATCTACCCGGTGCACGAGCGGCCCCGGGCGATGGCCTGGTTCGGCGCCACCATCGGCGTCGGCTCGGTCGCCGGGCAGGTGCTGGGCGGCGTGCTGCTGGAGGCGAACCTCTTCCACTGGACGTGGCGGCCGATATTCCTGGTGAACGTGCCGATCGGGCTGGTCGCGGTGCTGCTGGCGCTGCGCTGGCTGCCGGACACCCGGGGCACCCACCGTCCGAAGTTCGACCCGGTCGGCGCGGTCGCGATCGCGCTGAGCATCGGCCTGGCGCTGGCCCCGCTGATCCTGGGCCGGGCCGAGGGGTGGCCGGTGTGGACCTGGGTCTCGCTGATCGCCTCGGTCCCGGTGATGATCGTGGCGATGCGCTGGGAGGCCAGGCTCTCGCGGGCCGGCGGGTCCCCGATGGTGGACCTGACGCTGTTCAAGGAGCGCACGTTCAGCGTGGGCCTGGCGCTGTCCGGGCTGATGCTGGCCATGTTCGGCGGGTTCATGCTGGCCATGACCCTGTTCCTGCAGGGCGGGATGCACATGAGCCCGGTGCGGGCCGGGCTGCTGTTCGGGCCGCTGGGCGTGGCCTTCGCCGGCAGCTCGATGCTGGCCCGGCGGGTCTCGGGCCGCTGGGGCGCCCGGGTGATCGCCATCGGCGCCGCGCTGAGCACCACCGGGCTGGTGCTGCTGGGCGTGGTGCTGGCCTGGCGCGGCGCGGACCTGGCGTCCTGGCAGCTGCTGCCCTCGATGGTCCTGGTCGGCGCAGGGAACGGCCTGGTGCTGCCCTCGCTGGTGGGCTCGGTGCTGGCCGGCATCAAGTCCAGGAACGCCGGCGCGGCCTCCGGGATGCTGGTCACGGCGCAGCAGTTCGGCGGCGCGGCGGGGGTGACGATCCTGGGCACGGTGTTCTTCTCGGTGCTGGGATCGCACCCGGGCGGGTTCGGCGGGTACGTGAGCGCGATGCGCTGGGTGGACGCGGTGGACGTGGTGTTCGTGGCGGCCATTCTGGCGATGGCCTTCCTGCTGCCCAAGCAGGCCGCGGGGATGGCCGCCAAGCGCTGAGCCGACGCCCCCCGCACCTTCCGCTTCGCCGAGCCCGATGCCCGGCCGGATCGCCTCATCAGCCGATCCGGCCGGGCATCGACGTGCGCTCGGTCCGCATCGGACGCAGGCTGTGACGCATGACGAACTCGAGCCTGGCCTCACGAGTAGCGGCCGGGCGCGCGGCCCGCAAGCTGGTCACGCGCTCCTCGACCGGGGACTGGAAGGCGCCCAAAGACCGCCAGGACCCGGTGGCCGTCCTGGAGAAGCAGGCGGCCACCCGGCTGCCGGGCCTGGTGCCGATCCGCTACGGCCGGATGGCCGCCTCGGAGTTCGCGTTCCTGCGCGGCGGGCCGGCGATCATGGCCGCCGACCTGGCGCAGTCACCCACCACGGGGCTGACGGTGCAGCTGTGCGGCGACGCGCACCTGTCCAACTTCGGGCTGTACGCCTCCCCCGAACGCCGCCTGGTCTTCGACCTGAACGACTTCGACGAGACGCTGCCGGGGCCCTTCGAGTGGGACGTGAAGCGGCTGACGGCGAGCATCGCGGTGGCCGCGCGCCAGAACGGTTTCGAGGACGACTGCGGCCACAGCGCCGCCGTCGAGGCGGCCCGGGCGTACCGCACCGCGATGGCGGCGATGACGCAGAAGGACGAGCTGGACGTCTGGTACCAGAGCGTGGACGCCACGATGCTGCTGCAGCTGGCCCGGCGCAAGCGGGGCCGCAAGGAGCTGGAGGCGTCGTTCAGCGAGGCGGAGCGGCACACGAACCTGCAGGCGCTGCGCAAGCTGACCGGGCCCGGACCGGACGGCACGCCGCGGATCCGCTACCAGCCGCCGCTGCTGGTGCCGTTCGCGGAGCTGGGCTTCGACCGGGACACCGAGGAGGAGACCATCCGCCGGGTCTTCACCGACTACCGCTCGACGCTCCAGGAGGATCGCAGGGCCCTGCTTGAGCGGTTCCGGTACGTGGAGTCGGCGCTGAAGGTGGTGGGTGTCGGCAGCGTCGGGACCCGCTGCTCGATGGCGCTGATGCTCGGCGAGACCACCTCGGCGCCGTTGTTCCTCCAGGTGAAGGAGGCCGAGGAGTCGGTGCTCGCGCCGTACCTGAAGGCGAGCCGCTACGAGCACCAGGGGCACCGGGTGGTCGCCGGGCAGCGGCTGATGCAGGCGACCAGCGACATCTTCCTGGGGTGGGCCACCGGGCCCGAGGGACGGTACTTCTACGTGCGGCAGCTGCGCGACATGAAGGGCTCGGCGAACGTCCCGGAGATGGACAAGACGATGCTGCGCGCCTACTCGGAACTGTGCGGGCTGACGCTGGCGCGGGCTCATGCGCGCTCCGGGGACCGGGTGGCGATCTCGGCGTACTTGGGCAGCGGGGATTCGTTCGACCGCGCCATGGGGCGGTGGGCGCTGGCGTACGCGGACCAGACCCGGGAGGATCACAAGGTCCTGATGAACGCGATCAAGACCGGGGTGGTGCGCGCGGTCGACGCGTAGCTCAGGAACGGTGGCCGTTGCGCAGGAGGTACTGGTCGGCCAGCAGGTCGATGAGACGGGCTCGCTGCTCTGGTTCCAGCGCCGAGTCGGGGAACGCCAGACCTTTCGTCGGCGCGGCGACGAGCTTGAGGTGCCAGATGCCGAACCGGCGATACGCGCGGCGCCATTGGCTCCACGGGAGCTTGGCGATCCTGCCGGAGATCGCGTAGGTGACACCTTCGGCGTCGAACGCGACGGTGACGGCCGCGGGCGTCAGGCGTCCGCTGGACCGCAGCTTGAAGTAGTGCAGGAGAAGCGCGCCCGCGATGACCACGGACCCGGCGGCGGGCAGGATGAAGGTCGCGGTGCTGATCGCCTGGATCAGGCCGCCGATGACGACGGCGCCGACCCAGAAGAACGTCGCCAGCGCGTCGCCGAGTTCGCTGACGACCGCCGTTCTCATCGTGCTGATGAAGGCGACGACGACGGGCGCGTCGGCGTCCGCCACTCCCTCCGGCATCCCGCCAAGATCCCCCACCTGCCACAGCATGCCCTATCTGGGCGAAGACGCGAAAGGGATTGTCCCGGGGGCGCACAAGGGAAGGGCCCCGCAAGGGAAAGACCCCGCCGGAGCGGGACCGTTCTGGATCGTCGGACTCAGCGGCGGGCGGCCCGCGTCCGCAGGCCGAACCACACCAGCGCGGCGGCCACGAGCACGACCACGCCGTCGGTGCCCAGGCTGAGCTGGATGCCGCTGGTGAGCGCGTCCTTGGCGGTGTGCCCGGCGCTCCTGAGGCTGTCGCTGCGGGCCGAGGCCACGGCGGACAGCAGCGGGATGCCGAGCGTCAGGCCGACCTGCTGCGAGGTGGTGACCAGGCCGGTGGCCAGGCCCTGCTCGGTGTCGCCGAGGCCGGAGGTCGCGGTGACGCCGTAGGAGACCACGGCGGCCAGGTGGCCGAAGGCGGCGACGGCGCCGACCGTCAGCAGCAGGAGGGTGCCGTTGCCGGGGGCGATCAGGGCCAGCGGCAGAATCAGCAGGCCCTGGAACAGCAGGCCGCCGACCAGGGTGGCGCGGGCGCCGAAGCGGCCGATGAGCCGCGGGGCGAGCATGCCGCCGAGCGCCGCCGCGACCCCCATCACCGCGAACACCAGGCCGGTCAGGGTCGGGGACATGCCCTCCACCTGCTGCAGGAACAGCGTGCCGAGGAAGACGACCGCGCTCATGCAGGCGAAGGTCACCAGCCCGCCGAGGTTGCCGATCGCGACGGTGCGGCGGCGCAGGATCCGCAGCGACACCAGCGGTTCGGCGGCGCGCGACTCGATGCCGGCGAAGGCCGCCAGCAGCGCGACGCCGGCGAACAGGCCGACGATCACGTCGGCGCGGCCGAAGCCGGCCTGCGCGGCGGTGGACAGCGCGTAGATCAGCGCCAGCAGCGCGGTGGTGACGGTGACGGCGCCGGGGATGTCCAGGCGGGAGGCGTGCGGGTTGCGGCTCTCGGTGAGCAGCCGCGGCGCGCCGAGCAGCACGACGGCGCCCATCGCGGTGTTCAGCACCATGGTCGAGCGCCAGGACAGCGCCTGGGTCAGCACGCCGCCGAGCACCATGCCGGCGGTGAAGCCGACGGTCATCAGGGTGCCGTTGATGCCCAGCGCGCGCTCCCGCTGCGGCCCCTCGGGGAAGGAGGTGGTCAGCAGCGCCATACCGGTCGGCACGATCATCGCCGCCCCGATGCCCTGCAGCGCCCGGCCGGCCAGCAGCACGGCAGGGACCCAGGCCACCGCCGCGATGACACTGGCCGCGGTGAACAGCACGGTGCCGGCGACGAAGACCTTCTTGCGCCCGACGAGGTCACCGACCCGCCCGGACAACAGCAGCAGGCCGCCGGAGGGCAGCGCGAAGGCGGTCGCGATCCACTGCAGGTCGGCGTCGGCGATGTGCAGGTCCTTGCCGATGCTGGGGACGGCGATGTTCAGGATGGAGAAGTCGACGGCGACCATGAAGTTCGCCGCGCAGAGCAGGAAGAGGACAAGCTTGGCCCGCGCGGACAAGCCGGAGGTTGTCGAGGGGTTGTCGATGTTCGCGGTGGCTGCCGCACCACCCGCGCCGGCGTACGTCACCGGTGTGGACTGGTCGAGGACATCTGTCATGGGATCCAGGATTCGGCGCGGGAAGCGAACGTGGGTAGCGCCTGTTTATGCTGGTGGTCCTTACACCAGGCTGAGCACCGCGGCTCACGGGGCCGCGCCCGTCGTCACTGGTGGCGGGGATCGGCTCCGGCGGCCGGCAGCGTGCCGAGGACCGGGGCTTCGCATGCTTGAGGGGAGAAAGCTGTGTCGATGACGTCTCCGGTCCGGGTGGACCCCGACGCCGTCCGGCGAGCGAACCTGCGGGAGTTCCTGCTGGCCCGCCGCGCCCGCATCACACCCGAGGAAGTGGGCCTGGCCCCCGGCGGCCGCCGCCGCACCCCTGGCCTGCGCCGCGAGGAGGTCGCGGTCCTGGCAGGCGTCGGCACCTCCTGGTACCAGTGGCTGGAGCAGGGCCGGGACATCACGGTGTCCTCCCAGGTCCTGGACGCCATCGGCCGCGTCCTGAAACTCGACGAACCCGAGACCCGCCACCTGTACGCCCTGGCGGGCCTGAACCCGCCCCCGGTCGGCCGCATCTGCCCGGACGACGCCGCCGGCCCGGTGAACGAGGCCCTGGTCCACCTGGTGGACACCTGGCTCCCCAACCCCGGCATGATCATCGACCGCCACTGGAACATGGTGGTCGCCAACCGAGCGGCCGAACTGGCCCTGCACATCACCGAAACCGGCTGGAACTGCCTGCACCAGTACTTCCTGGACGAGATCTACCGCGAGTCCCTGGAGAACTGGTCGGACCTGGCCCCGCACGTGGTGGCCACCTACCGCTCGGAGATGACGGCCTGCCCCGGCGACGAAGGCTTCCGCCAGGTGGTGGAGACCCTGCTGCCGCAGAGCGCTGAGTTCGCGGAGCTGTGG from Catenulispora sp. GP43 harbors:
- a CDS encoding fibronectin type III domain-containing protein; translation: MLAAGLTLFGVTQAGQAATGRYAAAATPAATAAPASTVPAWTGTFDNFHTAPWIANWGTTSDTAQCQGASGTFTCNWGYGNLAPVTDSSAPGSGQALKATYPANSGPPSCYLSVSGCVLGGGQFYQDLTTNGQTALANSPSLDLKYDYSFPVGFDFGGKTQGKMPGLWGGGVMGCESGAQHCASGWSTRYMWKGGSSSAPNGELYFYTASGSGYGADLCNGNWTFAADGKWHSIEQLTNVSTGSITIWSDGKNVCQVTEPMPGAHSGVFFSTFHGGHDLSYSPKKTENAEFADFSLATDGPQTPTSTGPAAPTALSASATSSSSIALTWTETNNSDAAASYDVYEGSTKVATVSGTSATITGLAAGSTHTYTVTAVDGSGVESAHSTAATATTPSSANTPATPANLAVSGTTSSSISLSWTETNNADPAASYQVLEGSTVVATSTGTSATVGGLTAGSTHTYTVEALDAAGNASAPSASVTGTTANPSTVPAVPQHVVVASATSSSITLNWTETNNSDAAASYNVYEGTSKVATSTTTSATITGLAAGSTHAYTVTAVDAAGNESAHSAAATGSTTGGGGVGLTATIKKTKDWGSGYTDTATLTNTSGSAVTGWDVQFDLDKSENIESSAGVTYASSANHYTLSNDSADATLAAGASLQFQFSGDYGSGGYIAPANVAAYALSGQQTPATPTGLTVTGTTTSSISLAWTETDNSDPAAAYTVSEGGVTVATVATTSATISGLAAGSTHTYTVTAVDASGNGSAASAPVTATTGSGGPATPATPTGLTVTGTTSSSISLSWTETDNGDPAASYQVREGSTVVASPTATSATVSGLAAGSTHAYTVVAVDSAGNTSAPSAPVTGSTAGGGGPNPFTQSLIDSAVAAAPFNWAAPTSSVPRPGTNPANINQAKVLYYLALVDEVAPGSAATSGTSVQSALLTQVRSLIAGGHEPDADGGLEMWGQAPVAQALLLLKNDSSAWSRLSSAEQNKVTLLEAAMGYGSNYTYNDADNFSSGICGFGNFSKTNNPNYRDGGVDTEIAAIQFFGASAWDGMLSAFNDATFTGQLNAAGLTNAGQCFAAVGSGGNSAIARPFVYSGHHSSDLMGIWSTIAGNTFDKTAQSTVSPAHIADNTTSPYDGQCCMGHEFNSTDSSGLRSSALYTFEGWMNVTGSRVAMEVLGNFTISAATTESQFHIGTLDLKYKLDHGYISQALNQSQILVDDHGNPATDGPNAKGFLYDWDAYTVSGAPNS
- a CDS encoding IclR family transcriptional regulator encodes the protein MADTGISRGPAAGSAALTSDASADGASELGGGDSAAGVKSARRAVELLEAFGTNHSWLSLTDLHHHTGFPRSSLHGLLRTLRDVGWIESDDAGTRFRLGVKALICGTAYLDRDPVMPYATEALERLREQIGYTCHFARLNGPDIVYLQTRESRTSAHLVSRVGRTLPAHATALGKVLLAELADDELTAVLPKHLDALTDLTITDREALRSELAFIRERGYSTERGQSSPNLACVAAVVPYRIPGTDAVSCSMPDERVTDAELQRVGTLLRDVAEDLSQQLRRAGIR
- a CDS encoding sugar porter family MFS transporter — protein: MANTASSAAPAARRPVNRATLYTFGAFGGILFGYDLGVIAGVLVLIAKQWSLTAFQKGAITASLSVGAMAGAVLAGRLCNRIGRRLTIMTAAVVVIVGTVACVLAGDWQVMMLTRGVIGIGIGLSSATVPTYLAELAPARVRGALGSLNQLFIVTGILSAFLVDYALSSHNNWKGMFLGALVPAAILIVGLLVLPETPRWLLSRGRDGEARAVLAATLPNATDAELDAEVQDIRDVIRRDSQERGRVRDLWQPWVRPMVLVAMILAIGQQFSGVNAINAYFPTMLKSLGFATRTALLSAVVLGVVKFLFTVWELFMVDRWGRRPLLMIGAAVMTVSLFAAGLVIKNVTDKDTLGTLTLIFLILYLAGYELGWGATVWVMIGEIFPLRARAAGTAVATTVLWAATGLVTAVFPTMSAKSNLGIGGAMWVFAGVNIVLLLLARFYIPETKGRSLEQIERDLRGGTLSTGGGVSAGGAGQGAGATAVPAQGSDAAAGAAGAAGAAAEEPGESGLVSES
- a CDS encoding DUF2000 family protein encodes the protein MFDTKIAVLLRDDLAVWQRLNVTAFLVSGIGTARPEVVGEAYRDADGTVYLSEFRQPVMVFEGSRELLAAARAKAVARGLDVAVFTADMFGTGNDADNRAAVRAVRADDLDLVGIAVYGPKNAVDKAFKGASMHP